In the genome of Acidimicrobiia bacterium, the window ACCAGTGGGGACTCTCATGAAGCCCATGCTGGGGAAACCACGGTTCTGGCAACAAGCCCTGGCCATCGTTCTGGTCTACTGGGCCCTAGTGCTTCTCGACGTCATCGCCTTCAACGGTGCCAACAAGATCCTCGCAATCGGCGCTCTGGTAACAAGCGGCTTACTCCTCCTCGACAAATAGCCGGGCCGCCCTGGGCGGCCGTTGGGGGCCTGAAGCGCCACCGGTGTGAGTTGTGCTCGACGGCCTGGTCAGTCGGAGACTTCCGCAACGATGTAGACCGACGACGCGAAGTTGTAGGGAACCGCGACACCAACGGCGGTTCGTGCGTGGCGTCCGGATTCACCGAAAACGTCCACCATGAGATCGGACGCCCCATTCATAGCGGTGGCTTGCTCCCCATTTTCCGGCGTCGAATTCACCAATCCGTGAACGGCGACAACCTGGGTGACCTGATCGAGTGAGTCGATGACCGTGAGCAGAG includes:
- a CDS encoding RidA family protein, whose protein sequence is MEREAGRRSQPGRSCRCHTSQRDHAINCLAALLTVIDSLDQVTQVVAVHGLVNSTPENGEQATAMNGASDLMVDVFGESGRHARTAVGVAVPYNFASSVYIVAEVSD